Genomic window (Terriglobus sp. TAA 43):
CTGAGAAACACAGGCAGCCGAATTATCGACTTTCTGGACCAATGGCCTTGGAACCAATTGTTGCCTTGAACGCCAATTCACTCGCTTGGTCTCCGCTAGTGCTTTGGCGGCGCCTGGCAGAGAACGAGATTAAACCAGCGCTACACACCGAGATCGTTCGCTTATTGTTGAAGTTCTGCAGCAAGAGATTAAGGTCGTTTGGTCGCGGCGGTGAGTGCCGTAGAAGCCCACTTTGCGTGCTCCTGAGAGACAAGCGACTCGACACGCTCGGCCAGCAGAGCATGGGGATCGCTTACCTGCGAATACGGGGATGCTTTACCGAGATAGACATATTTCTCGTGCCGAAGTGCTTCGCACGTTGATCGGTAAGCAATCCAATTGGCCTGATACTGGTTCAAATGAAGCATGCCTTCGAGTAATGTGATCAATATGCCGAGCAGGGCTGCTATCTGATTCCCATGCGGAATGGATAAGGTTGCGAGGAAAGGGATGAAGGCGGCAGCAGCGATTTCAGTCACCTTGATACGCTTGAACATTGCTTGATCTCGCAGGCTTTTCCGGTCATACCAGTTGATCTGGTCTTCCAAGCGAGCCATTGTGGGATCAATCTCTCCGACGACATTTTCCATGCCGACATACTAACAAAGAGTTCTAGGACATCAATTGCGTCGTAGTAGTGGCTCACCGCTTCAGATACTCAGGTGCAGGCGATTAGTCGATACGTCTCCGTCATCGCTTTACCGTTCGCGCGCGATCGGCTTCCACTTAGGTCACCCACTCTTCCTGTCAGGATCGCCTTTCCCTTGCAGTCGGGCGGCGGACCGTGCATTTTGGAAATTGAGCCGGGTAGGCCGCCGCCGAGATTTCTCTTTTCTGGGAGCATCTTTACGCCGGACCCGATCACTAACGAGAAAGTCGACTTCTCAGAAAACTTCCGAGAAGATAAGAACCCCTTAGTATTTATTTCAAATGCAATGGTTTAATGGTGGCGTCGCAAACCTAAGACAACCTGTTCGTGTTTTGAGCCTACTATTCCAATTTCGAGAAGGGCTTTCGTGGCAGAGGTATTCATTTCTTACTCCCGTCGGGATCGTGGGTTTGCCCACAAGCTGCTCGCCGCCTTCCAAGTAGAGGGGCGCGAAGTCTGGCTCGATGAGAAGGAAATCGAGGTTACATCGGACTGGCTGAATGAGATCTTCAGCAACATCGAATCTGCCGACAATTTCCTCTTCATCATCAGCCCGGACTCGATTGCCTCGGCCATCGCCCAGCAAGAGATCGATCACGCTGCAGCCAACAACAAACGGATCGTTCCAGTCTATTACCGCCCTGTTCCAGACGCCGACATCCCTCAGGCCGTCGCCCGGTTTCACAGGATAGACTTCACCTCAGCGGCTGATTTTGATTCAAGCTTCGCCACGCTCGCAAAGGCTCTCGATACCGATCTCGATTGGAAGCGAACACACACCCGCCTGCTCACTCGCGCCAAAGAGTGGGAGCGGAGAGAGAAGGACCACAGTTTTCTGCTCCGGGGTAAGGACTTGAAAGAGGCCGAGCAATGGGTGGTCAGCAGCACAGCAAGAGATCCCCGGCCAACTAGCCTCCACTCACAATACGTCTTGGCCGGCCGCCAGGCGACAGCAAACACGTTGAGGATGGTCATCGCAGCTATCGCCGTTGCACTCGGAGTCGCAATTGGTCTGGCGATCTTCGCATTCATCCAAAGGCATTCTGCTCGGACCCAAACAAAAGAGGCACAAACACAGAAAAAAGTCGCCGATCACAATGCAGCAGAAGCAGCCATACAGAAACAAGCAGCACTCTCAAACGAAACCAAGGCGAGACTGCAAGAAAGTATTGCCGATGACAAGGCCGCTGAAGCGACACGACAGCAAGGCATCGCAGAAGCGGAGAAAGCCACTGCCCAACGCGACGCAAACGAGGCCAACGCCAGAGCACTGGCTGCCTTCTCGATGGAAAGTCTCAATGACGATCCTGAGAAGAGCATCCTCCTTGCCATGCAGGCGGTCTACGCCACACGACGTTTCGGCCAGCCTACAGTAGCTGTCGCCGAAGACGTGTTACACCGAGCAATCTTGTCGTCTCAAGTACGCGAGACTTTGCGGGGGCACACCGGCCACGTGGATAGTGTGGCTTGGAGCCCCGATGGTAAGAAACTGGCCACGGCGAGTATAGACATGACCGCGAAAGTGTGGGATGTGGTCGCTGGACGGCAACTAATAACCCTGGAGGGGCATACCGGTAGTTTATCGAGCGTGGCTTGGAGCCCGGATGGTAAGCGGTTGGCTACCGTGAGTTGGGATCGAACCACGAAGGTCTGGAATGGAGAAAGCGGGAAGGAACTGCTCGCACTCAAGGGTCACAGCGGACAAGTGTGGAGCGTGGCTTGGAACCCCGATGGCAAGCGGTTGGCCACAGCAAGTGACGATAGGACCGCTAAGGTATGGGACGTGATCAGCGGGAAGG
Coding sequences:
- a CDS encoding DUF4231 domain-containing protein: MENVVGEIDPTMARLEDQINWYDRKSLRDQAMFKRIKVTEIAAAAFIPFLATLSIPHGNQIAALLGILITLLEGMLHLNQYQANWIAYRSTCEALRHEKYVYLGKASPYSQVSDPHALLAERVESLVSQEHAKWASTALTAATKRP